The Podospora bellae-mahoneyi strain CBS 112042 chromosome 7, whole genome shotgun sequence genome includes a window with the following:
- the FRP1 gene encoding ferric-chelate reductase Frp1 (COG:P; COG:Q; EggNog:ENOG503NWU6) produces MDHDHGSHGGGGTGNTTYPVTNEELAQRFWFIVAGFVGAFLVCRVINWYKLERRLRRHTSSSVQSPTKPDTAFLELWATFTAVVREVSYPQLYVPARGFSWLTPPPGGRVIVLLVYWIIVIYMATDGAIVPDVFHWERIGYRNAWVTITQLPLLYLLSSKCNVVGFITGISHERLNWLHRWVARTMLATGAVHGFYFYADWARSELVDYQIKMMPMIKYGFGAWGLLLWACVSGLAPLRRLSYEFFVLQHIVTAVLLLWLVYVHIPVDARYNLWFAIAALCFDRFCRTVMLVWQNVKALPDTKRCTGGQRIGHQAQVRAVGDSITVVTIKDVHFKWRAGQHLYLWMPRVGIAEAHPYTIACAHQLPETCICNSIQLVVRKHGGFSKRLHELATKAQLAGKKERLTAFVSGPYGAPPRWDIYETIVLISASTGASFTLPILESVLQHKGTNCVKRIDFLLTTKQGEEIDFYVTRLHELIEHAKGTGIELHVHIAVTQGPTSFPVSQDGVTADRSSGSSTGTNFGRGKVADEKITSQRPLSSPGDIEQTARAIPVERKRSSHASTDSHVFYSSVRPDIEAYIRGPVEATGGETSVVVCGGPSLVARTRNCVASLSDERAVHKGTGAQGIQLFAEEYSF; encoded by the exons ATGGATCATGATCATGGCTCCCACGGGGGCGGTGGGACGGGAAACACGACCTACCCTGTTACAAACGAAGAATTGGCGCAGCGGTTCTGGTTCATTGTCGCGGGGTTTGTGGGCGCGTTTCTGGTCTGCCGGGTTATAAACTGGTACAAGTTGGAAAGAAG ACTACGACGGCACACGTCGAGTTCCGTCCAATCTCCAACAAAACCGGACACGGCCTTTCTAGAGCTGTGGGCAACCTTTACGGCCGTGGTTCGTGAAGTTAGTTATCCCCAGCTGTATGTCCCAGCAAGGGGGTTTTCCTGGTTGACGCCGCCTCCAGGAGGCCGCGTCATTGTCCTGTTGGTGTACTGGATTATCGTGATATACATGGCCACCGATGGTGCCATAGTTCCAGATGTCTTTCATTGGGAACGCATTGGCTATCGAAACGCTTGGGTCACTATCACCCAGCTGCCGCTGCTCTATCTGCTTTCTTCCAAGTGCAACGTTGTAGGCTTCATCACGGGTATCAGCCATGAGAGGCTCAACTGGCTGCACCGATGGGTGGCCCGCACCATGCTCGCCACAGGAGCTGTTCACGGCTTCTACTTTTATGCCGACTGGGCGCGTTCTGAGCTTGTCGACTATCAGATCAAGATGATGCCCATGATCAAGTATGGGTTCGGCGCCTGGGGCCTTTTGTTATGGGCCTGTGTCTCCGGGCTGGCCCCATTGCGGCGGTTGTCCTATGAGTTCTTTGTCTTGCAACACATCGTCACTGCTGTCTTGTTGCTATGGTTGGTATACGTCCACATTCCTGTCGACGCCAGATACAACCTGTGGTTTGCCATTGCGGCCCTCTGCTTCGACCGGTTTTGCCGAACAGTGATGTTGGTTTGGCAGAACGTGAAGGCGTTGCCTGACACGAAGAGATGCACGGGAGGACAACGGATTGGGCATCAAGCCCAGGTGCGTGCGGTTGGGGACTCGATCACGGTAGTTACCATCAAGGATGTCCACTTCAAGTGGAGAGCTGGACAGCATCTTTATCTTTGGATGCCCCGAGTTGGTATTGCCGAAGCTCACCCTTACACCATTGCCTGCGCCCATCAGCTCCCCGAGACTTGCATCTGTAACAGCATTCAACTTGTCGTTCGCAAACACGGTGGATTTTCCAAACGACTGCACGAATTAGCGACCAAGGCCCAGTTggctgggaagaaggagaggctGACAGCATTTGTCTCCGGGCCGTATGGAGCGCCACCGCGGTGGGACATTTACGAGACCATAGTACTCATCTCGGCTTCCACCGGTGCATCCTTTACGCTGCCCATTCTCGAAAGTGTGCTCCAACACAAGGGCACAAACTGTGTCAAGAGGATTGACTTCCTCTTGACCACCAAGCAGGGCGAGGAGATTGACTTTTATGTGACGCGACTCCACGAGCTGATTGAGCATGCCAAAGGCACAGGCATCGAGCTCCACGTTCACATTGCCGTTACCCAGGGGCCGACATCGTTCCCGGTCAGCCAAGATGGCGTGACTGCCGACAGATCGTCTGGTTCCTCTACAGGAACCAACTTTGGACGAGGGAAGGTGGCTGATGAGAAGATCACGAGCCAGAGACCATTATCCAGTCCCGGTGACATCGAACAAACAGCACGGGCGATTCCAGTGGAGCGGAAGAGGTCGAGCCACGCCAGTACGGACTCGCACGTATTTTACTCGAGTGTCCGACCAGATATTGAGGCCTACATCAGAGGACCTGTGGAGGCAACCGGGGGGGAGACCAGCGTCGTTGTATGTGGCGGCCCGAGTCTTGTTGCCAGGACAAGAAATTGCGTTGCGAGCCTATCGGATGAGCGGGCGGTTCACAAGGGAACCGGGGCACAAGGGATACAACTATTTGCTGAAGAGTACAGTTTCTAG
- a CDS encoding hypothetical protein (EggNog:ENOG503NZTW) codes for MADTIEPVARPPPPPNFNTLAEIQQEAESPTPAPFIRLIQSPVPQSGDIPAATFRVPRATLLRPRKDPARKIHPVSEAKLRNNMLPALGFVELANAGDVAANVYNSTPIPITIVICMIAGGTACFSLLFFLIYDATRSWKNICGLRVERRFLQDLQKAEDEQQDLEKRSAGAGIARSFSGSRTSGSSKEKRADDAARNWGRTLACFLHINNQDLRSEIVYRFGMDIVIGIGILLVSAGTWMATRGEDPYLFDLSNLLTGFLGNSPLAFYAVINMLWAVYLDNDQRKKTRIVASSLYSDFPPGRSYVGDRLEHMVSTRANYLRIHFLLNGLPGLIAGAMSLAAATQWWAYVVLIPCIVNSVMANRLWRHKIGYDRPFLTNIDLKPLSRDELLESLLLVDSRRQNLAATRWAAITMPFCPLLQYIVQFNLFEQFCLRLLSKNPDMTRRYFQGDVENELGGGPATVTIDAYQVLKLAELEPCTRDVVTQAARDTIWFDAKRGLESRERWLIEILEVYLVLGAVENDGGRDTRPSTSSFTEKKSGSVNSLSEQEDVNEKLEISFSRE; via the coding sequence ATGGCTGATACTATCGAGCCCGTGGCTcgcccaccgccaccacccaactTCAACACACTTGCTGAGATTCAGCAAGAGGCAGagtcaccaacaccagcaccttTCATCCGCCTGATACAATCTCCTGTTCCCCAAAGCGGCGACATACCAGCCGCCACCTTCAGAGTACCTCGTGCAACACTCCTCCGACCGAGAAAAGATCCAGCCCGCAAAATCCATCCAGTTTCTGAAGCAAAACTCCGAAACAACATGCTGCCCGCTTTGGGCTTTGTCGAGCTGGCCAACGCAGGCGACGTCGCCGCCAACGTGTACAACTCGACACCAATACCTATTACCATTGTGATCTGCATGATTGCTGGTGGTACCGCCTGCTTCAGcctgctcttcttcctcataTACGACGCGACTCGAAGCTGGAAAAACATCTGTGGACTCAGAGTTGAAAGGCGGTTTCTGCAAGACCTACAAAAGGCCGAGGACGAGCAGCAAGACTTGGAAAAGAGAAGTGCCGGCGCAGGCATTGCCCGTTCATTCTCTGGCTCCCGTACCAGTGGTTCgagcaaagaaaaaagagctGATGACGCTGCAAGGAACTGGGGCAGAACCCTGGCTTGCTTTCTCCATATTAACAACCAGGACCTCCGTTCCGAAATTGTCTACCGCTTCGGCATGGACATTGTCATCGGCATCGGTATATTGCTGGTCAGTGCTGGCACCTGGATGGCCACCCGGGGCGAAGACCCCTATCTCTTTGATCTCTCTAACCTCCTCACTGGCTTCCTCGGCAACTCCCCACTCGCCTTTTACGCAGTCATCAACATGCTCTGGGCAGTCTACCTCGACAACGACCAACGCAAGAAAACACGCATAGTCGCCTCGTCTCTCTATTCCGACTTTCCCCCAGGACGTTCCTATGTAGGCGACCGCCTCGAACACATGGTCTCCACCAGAGCCAACTACCTGCGCATCCACTTCCTGCTCAACGGGCTACCCGGTCTGATAGCAGGCGCCATGTCCCTCGCTGCGGCGACGCAGTGGTGGGCTTATGTAGTGCTGATCCCTTGCATCGTCAACTCGGTCATGGCCAACCGGCTGTGGCGGCACAAGATCGGCTATGACCGGCCGTTCTTGACCAACATCGATCTAAAACCCCTCAGCCGGGACGAGCTGCTTGAATCCCTACTCTTGGTGGATAGCCGTCGGCAGAATTTGGCCGCGACGAGGTGGGCGGCGATCACGATGCCGTTTTGTCCGTTACTGCAGTACATTGTTCAGTTCAACCTCTTTGAGCAGTTTTGTCTCCGACTGCTGTCAAAGAACCCCGACATGACCAGACGTTACTTCCAGGGTGATGTTGAAAATGAGCTGGGCGGGGGGCCGGCAACGGTGACGATTGACGCGTACCAAGTGTTGAAACTGGCTGAACTCGAGCCATGTACAAGAGATGTGGTCACCCAGGCCGCGAGGGACACGATCTGGTTTGATGCGAAACGTGGATTGGAgtcgagggagaggtggctAATTGAGATTCTGGAGGTGTACCTCGTGCTGGGGGCGGTTGAAAATGATGGAGGCCGTGATACGCGGCCTTCAACATCGTCGTTTACAGAGAAGAAGTCGGGGTCTGTCAACTCGCTGTCTGAACAGGAAGACGTCAATGAGAAGCTTGAGATCAGTTTCAGCAGAGAGTAA
- a CDS encoding hypothetical protein (EggNog:ENOG503P6AZ; COG:S), which yields MASLRSVLAAGLLLLSTTANAHFELQHPSPLTAESSSQATAPCGGANADIDQNTATDFHVEGDYVQLFNGHAQGNWLIRGTLDPKAGGDWEQLFPIVQQTGRGNFCEPVVTVPGEWAGKKGFLGISGNAGDGILYACAAVNFVSGSAPAPGGSCVNGSAVTASFQPDDTLSALVGSSSNSGSSGSETTAPAPAATTSQPSAAAPMMGERVSFGSFALTGVMLLVGAALL from the exons ATGGCGTCTCTGAGATCCGTTCTCGCTGccggcctccttctcctgtcGACAACGGCCAATGCCCACTTCGAGCTTcaacatccctcccctctgACGGCTGAGAGCAGCTCGCAGGCCACGGCACCATGCGGTGGTGCCAATGCCGACATTGATCAAAACACGGCGACCGATTTCCACGTCGAAGGCGACTACGTACAACTATTCAATGGGCATGCTCAGGGCAATTGGTTGATCCGTGGTACCCTTGACCCCAAAGCCGGCGGCGACTGGGAGCAGCTGTTCCCCATTGTGCAACAAACTGGGCGTGGTAACTTCTGCGAGCCTGTTGTGACAGTGCCCGGCGAGTGggctgggaagaaggggttcCTAGGCATCAGCGGCAATGCTGGCGATGGCATTCTATACGCG TGCGCCGCTGTCAACTTCGTGTCTGGTTCCGCGCCAGCCCCCGGCGGCTCTTGTGTCAACGGCAGCGCCGTCACGGCATCCTTCCAGCCGGATGACACACTGTCGGCGCTCGTTGGCTCATCGTCCAATTCGGGGTCCAGCGGGTCGGAAACCACGGCGCCCGCTCCGGCGGCTACCACCTCACAACCCAGTGCCGCCGCACCAATGATGGGCGAGAGGGTATCGTTTGGAAGCTTCGCTCTCACAGGCGTGATGCTTCTCGTCGGCGCTGCTTTGCTGTAA
- a CDS encoding hypothetical protein (EggNog:ENOG503Q468) → MKFLNAAIAAASFGSVLAAPAIDARHDKPTATVTVPADCPCNTGSPAGSSSISLPPNLPSVSVPVNIIPSTSCTDDATSSTGAPGTPGTPNIPGIPNVPGTPNVPGVPNVPGTPAVPGTPNVPIGDVDVDVPGTPGTPGTPNTPDIPGDDSDDDNDNDDDSSDSDSDDEDNNGTPIVDVDVDIDVPGTPGTPAIPITSGNPTIDLDVVVSPIVDLDVEITIPAITADVDVNVVIADLLAIIVQIEAQVQTDIQLILDIIGAVDIDVDALIAVLIDLQAQIDLLVGDITPTLNALLLNVDLLVDLNLAVVLDLVADVQALLGEIEVTVQGLLALDADILLVISANLEVILGLVVDISVPIVDVVVDIVANVGASVGAVVAGVVADIQVVLDAIVDLTALLRVDLGTIVALRK, encoded by the exons ATGAAGTTTCtcaacgccgccatcgccgccgccagcttcGGGTCCGTCCTCGCTGCCCCCGCCATTGACGCCCGCCATGACAAGCCTACTGCCACGGTGACTGTCCCAGCTGATTGCCCATGTAACACTGGCTCTCCtgccggcagcagcagcatcagcctcccccccaaccttcccTCGGTTTCTGTCCcggtcaacatcatcccctcGACCTCTTGCACAGATGATGCCACTTCTTCAACAGGCGCTCCAGGCACTCCCGGCACTCCCAACATCCCCGGCATTCCCAATGTTCCGGGCACCCCCAATGTCCCGGGTGTACCCAATGTTCCCGGCACTCCTGCTGTTCCCGGTACCCCCAACGTTCCCATCGGTGATGTCGATGTCGACGTTCCAGGCACACCTGGCACACCAGGCACACCAAACACCCCAGACATCCCAGGTGACGACAGTGACGatgacaacgacaacgacgatgacag cagtgacagcgacagcgatgatgaggacaaCAACGGTACTCCCATCGTCGATGTTGATGTAGACATTGATGTTCCTGGCACCCCTGGCACACCTGCTATCCCCATCACTTCTGGCAACCCTACCATCGACCTTGACGTTGTCGTTAGCCCCATCGTGGACCTCGATGTTGAGATCACTATTCCTGCCATTActgctgatgttgatgttaACGTTGTCATTGCCGACCTccttgccatcatcgtccaGATTGAGGCTCAGGTCCAGACCGATATCCAGCTCATTC TTGACATTATCGGCGCTGTCGACATTGATGTTGATGCTCTCATTGCCGTCCTCATCGACCTTCAGGCCCAGATTGACCTCCTAGTTGGCGACATCACCCCCACTCTCAacgctctcctcctcaacgttGACCTCCTTGTTGACCTCAACCTCGCTGTCGTCCTCGACCTCGTTGCCGATGTCCAGGCTCTCCTTGGCGAGATTGAAGTTACCGTCCAGGGTCTCCTTGCCCTCGATGCTG acatcctcctcgtcatctccgCCAACCTCGAGGTTATCCTCGGCCTCGTTGTCGACATCTCTGTCCCCATTGTTGACGTTGTCGTTGACATCGTTGCCAACGTCGGTGCCTCTGTTGGTGCCGTTGTTGCCGGCGTTGTTGCCGACATCCAGGTCGTCCTCGATGCCATCGTCGACCTCACTGCCCTCCTCCGGGTGGACCTTGGCACCATCGTTGCGCTCCGCAAATAA
- the SYR1 gene encoding arginyl-tRNA synthetase (EggNog:ENOG503NVK0; COG:J) — MFSLPVRPSALLPCLPRSRSLLLHRHFLAGTRTLHSSFGPHFQTLNPSIRKPNPSTEKLSPSILSRTGITVTCNHYNSWQSPRRYTHSTTAMEQLQKQVEGLNLNAITEFPNCYPDVNPLDVYRAHLANVLTEVTGVDKNIIYPALSWTQSLDKGDLVLAAPALRLPKGGPKPDQIVQDWAAKFPENDPLFEKPHVHSYFMSFFFKGTPLVNSILPTILQKGKTFGTNPSLGLKDPKEPSAGRKKIIVEFSSPNIAKPFHAGHLRSTIIGGFLGNLYEGAGWDVTRINYLGDWGKQYGLLALAFEKFGDEKALEQDPINHLFQLYVRINTEMTEEKEQIAKRKEAGEDVTEVEANSLDEQARRYFKKMTDRDEKALAMWKKFRDLSIVRYKQTYARLNIHFDEYSGESQVSEADMADIGKQLEEKKISKEDNGAQLIDFSELVPGKEGKRLEKPLVRKRDGTALYLTRDISELLARHAKYNFDKMIYVVASAQDLHLKQLFKIIELLGHKDIADKCQHINFGLVLGMSTRKGTVKFLDDILRDVADKMHETMRKNEDKYNQVENPEAVADVLGISSVMVQDMTGKRINNYTFNMDQMTSFEGDTGPYLQYAHARVCSIKRKAGLSDEEIASADFSLLTEAHAVNIVRLLAQWPDVFSNTLRTLEPTTVLAYLFKMTHALSSSYDVLRIMGSEPAVLKARMALYEAAHIVLGNGMRLLGLSPVERM, encoded by the exons ATGTTTTCCCTACCGGTCCGCCCAAGCGCCCTTTTGCCTTGCCTCCCGCGCTCCAGGTCTCTTCTTTTACACAGACACTTCTTGGCAGGCACGCGCACACTGCATTCTTCTTTTGGGCCCCACTTCCAGACACTGAACCCCTCCATCCGGAAGCCGAACCCCTCCACTGAGAAATTGAGCCCCTCCATTCTTTCGCGAACCGGCATCACTGTCACCTGCAACCACTACAACTCCTGGCAGTCACCACGACGATACACACACAGCACCACAGCCATGGAACAGCTTCAGAAACAGGTCGAGGGCCTTAATCTCAATGCCATCACCGAGTTTCCCAACTGCTACCCCGATGTCAACCCCCTCGATGTCTACCGCGCCCATCTCGCCAACGTCCTGACCGAGGTTACCGGTGTCGACAAGAACATTATCTACCCTGCCCTGTCATGGACTCAAAGTCTTGACAAGGGCGACTTGGTCCTCGCCGCGCCCGCCCTCCGGCTCCCCAAGGGCGGTCCCAAGCCCGACCAGATCGTTCAAGATTGGGCCGCCAAGTTCCCCGAAAACGACCCTCTCTTCGAGAAGCCACACGTACACAGCTACTTCAtgtctttcttcttcaaggGCACGCCCCTCGTAAACAGCATTCTCCCCACCATTCTCCAGAAGGGCAAGACATTCGGTACCAACCCATCATTGGGTCTCAAGGACCCCAAGGAGCCAAGCGCGGGACGAAAGAAGATTATTGTCGAGTTCTCGTCGCCGAATATTGCGAAGCCTTTCCACGCTGGTCACCTTCGCAGCACGATTATCGGCGGTTTCCTCGGTAACCTGTATGAGGGCGCAGGATGGGACGTGACCAGGATCAATTATCTTGGTGATTGGGGCAAGCAATACGGTCTTCTGGCCCTGGCGTTCGAGAAGTTCGGTGATGAGAAGGCTCTGGAGCAAgaccccatcaaccaccttTTCCAACTCTATGTTCGCATCAATACGGAGATgaccgaggagaaggagcaaaTCGCGAAGCGCAAGGAGGCTGGTGAGGATGTAACAGAGGTTGAGGCCAACAGCTTGGACGAACAGGCCCGTCGCTACTTCAAGAAGATGACCGACAGGGATGAAAAGGCGCTGGCCATGTGGAAGAAGTTCCGCGACCTCAGCATTGTGAGGTACAAGCAGACCTATGCCCGTCTCAACATTCACTTTGACGAGTACAGCGGTGAGAGTCAGGTGTCCGAGGCTGACATGGCTGATATCGGAaagcagctggaggagaagaagatcagCAAGGAGGACAATGGCGCGCAGCTTATTGACTTCTCCGAGCTTGTCCCcggcaaggagggcaagcgCCTGGAGAAGCCTCTTGTCAGGAAGAGGGATGGCACTGCTCTCTACCTGACCCGTGATATTAGCGAACTGTTGGCTCGTCATGCCAAGTACAACTTTGACAAGATGATCTACGTCGTCGCCTCGGCCCAAGACTTGCATCTCAAGCAGCTCTTCAAGATCATTGAGCTCTTGGGCCACAAGGATATTGCTGACAAGTGCCAGCACATCAACTTTGGCCTGGTTCTCGGTATGAGCACTCGCAAGGGTACCGTCAAGTTCTTGGATGACATTCTCCGCGATGTTGCCGACAAGATGCACGAGACCATGAGGAAGAACGAGGACAAGTATAACCAAGTGGAGAACCCCgaggctgttgctgatgtcCTTGGTATCAGCTCTGTCATGGTCCAAGACATGACTGGCAAGAG GATCAACAACTACACCTTCAACATGGATCAAATGACATCGTTTGAGGGCGATACCGGCCCGTATCTTCAATATGCGCACGCCCGTGTGTGCTCCATTAAGCGCAAGGCTGGCCTCAGCGACGAGGAGATTGCTAGCGCCGACTTCTCACTGTTGACGGAAGCCCATGCTGTCAACATTGTCCGTCTTCTGGCGCAGTGGCCCGATGTCTTCAGTAACACCTTGAGGACGCTGGAGCCCACAACCGTGTTGGCCTACCTCTTCAAGATGACACACGCCCTGAGCAGCTCCTATGATGTATTGAGGATCATGGGTAGCGAGCCTGCGGTTTTGAAGGCCCGCATGGCGCTCTACGAGGCGGCCCACATTGTGTTGGGCAACGGCATGCGCCTGCTGGGTCTGAGCCCCGTTGAACG TATGTAA
- a CDS encoding hypothetical protein (EggNog:ENOG503P26I), whose translation MGWHVHSLLLLFHLHPLIFILINIAVLVVNPQSPPRRYNSAYQQLQKMTFTHTPTQLTLLWLAFSLPAVTWDFFYVIFRPHTMPGGSIHSPFWVPYALYGEVDGNYGWKQWHAGSGFPAAQSWMNAIETAMYLVYAWIWWTSKDQVTGEIRGKRAAAAVLTGFAAGVMTESKTVLYWLNEICSGYENIGQNDLFRLIVLWVVPNGLWLVFPATQFIYGFGKEIIDGLAGSETEDGPTYSEVVKNGSEKKEL comes from the exons ATGGGCTGGCATGTCCACTCCCTCTTGCTGTTGTTTCATCTTCAccctttaatatttattcTCATCAACATTGCTGTCCTCGTTGTCAATCCTCAATCGCCCCCACGGAGATACAATAGTGCATACCAACAACTGCAAAAAATGACATTTACCcacaccccaacccagctgACCCTCTTGTGGCTCgctttctccctccccgccgtgACCTGGGACTTTTTTTATGTCATATTCCGGCCTCACACAATGCCTGGCGGGTCCATACACTCGCCCTTCTGGGTACCCTACGCGCTCTACGGCGAGGTGGACGGCAACTACGGCTGGAAGCAGTGGCACGCCGGGTCTGGGTTCCCAGCTGCACAGAGCTGGATGAACGCCATCGAGACGGCCATGTACCTCGTGTATGCTTGGATTTGGTGGACGAGTAAAGATCAGGTTACTGGCGAGATTAGGGGaaagagggcggcggcggcggtgttgacTGGTTTTGCGGCCGGGGTTATGACTGAGAGCAAGACTGTGCTGTATTGGCTGAATGAGATTTGTTCGGGGTATGAGAATATTGGGCAGAACGATCTCTTTAGGCTGATCGTTCTTTGGGTGGTGCCGAA TGGGCTGTGGCTGGTTTTTCCGGCGACGCAGTTTATCTATGGGTTTGGGAAGGAGATCATTGATGGGCTTGCTGGTTCTGAGACTGAAGACGGGCCAACGTACAgcgaggtggtgaagaatgggtccgagaagaaggagctcTGA